The genome window AGACCTCCACCCGCACCCGCTGCTCCTTTGAGGTGGGTGGCATGGATCTGGGCATGGGCGTGACGTACCTGGAGCCCGGCAGTTCCCAGATGGGCAAGAAGGAGTCCATCAAGGACACCGCCCGCGTGCTGGGGCGCATGTACGACGGCATTGAGTACCGTGGCTTTGACCAGGAGAACGTGGAAACGCTCGCCGCCCACGCCGGAGTGCCGGTGTGGAACGGCCTGACCACGCAATTCCACCCCACGCAGATGATCGCGGACATGCTCACCATCAGCGAGAACTTCCCCCAGGGCCTCAAGGGGCTCAAGGTGGTGTTCATGGGCGATGCGCACAATAACGTGGCCAACTCCTTGATGGTGGTCTGCGCCAAGTTGGGCCTGCACTTTGTGGCCTGCGGCCCGCAGGCGCAGATGCCGGAGTCCGACCTGGTGGAGAAGTGCCGCGAGGTGGCTAAGGCCAGCGGCGGTAGCGTCACCCTGACCGAGGACCCGGAGGAGGCCGTGACCGGGGCGCACGCCGTGTACACGGACATCTGGGTTTCCATGGGCGAGGAGTCGGAGGAACTGTGGAAGGAGCGCATCGCGCTGCTGGAGCCCTACCGGGTGACCGCGGACCTCATGGCCAAGGCCCGGGAGGACGCCATCTTCCTGCACTGCCTGCCCGCCTTCCATGACACCGCCACCACCGTGGGCGCGGAGATCGCGGAGAAGTACGGGATCACGGAGATGGAGGTCACCGACGAGGTCTTTGAGGGGCCGCAGTCCAGGGTCTTTGATGAGGCGGAGAACCGCATGCACTCCATCAAGGCCATCATGTACGCCACCCTCTCTTGAAGTGGAAAGGGGAGTGTACGGCGATGAGCGCGCAAAGAATGGTGATCGCCCTCGGCGGTAATGCCCTGGGCAATAGCCCCGAGGAACAGTTGCGGCTGATTAGCACCACCGCCCAGGCGATCGTGGACCTCATCGAGGAGGGCCACCAGGTGATTATCACCCACGGCAACGGCCCCCAGGTGGGAATGCTGAAGGTGGCCACGGATTATTCCGCCCAGCACGGCGGCGGCACCCCGGCGGTGCCGTTCCCGGAGTGCTCCGCGATGTCCCAGGGCTACATCGGCTATCACCTGCAACAGGCCCTGGAAAACGAGTTATCCCGGCGCGGCATGGATTATCCCTGTGCCTCCGTGATCACGCAGACCGTGGTGGCCGCCAGCGATCCCGCCTTTGAGAACCTGACCAAGCCCGTGGGTGGGTTCTACACCAAGGAGGAGGCCGCCCGGCTCGCGGCGGAAACCGGCCACTGCTACGTGGAGGATTCCGGGCGTGGGTGGCGCCGCGTGGTGGCCTCGCCGCAGCCCCGCAGGATCGTGGAGTCCTCGGTGATCGAGGGTCTGGTGGAAAGCGGCACTGTGGTGATCTCCGCCGGTGGCGGCGGAATCCCCGTGGTGGAGGGCCGCGAGGGCCTCACCGGCGTGGCGGCCGTGATCGATAAGGATCGCTGCGCCGCCGTGATCGCGGAGCAGGTGCACGCCGATGTGCTGGTGATTCTCACGGCCGTGGAGCGGGTGGCCCTGGACTTCCATACCCCGCAGCAGCGTGACCTCACGCAGCTCAGCGCGGCTAAGGCCCACGAGTACATC of Corynebacterium sp. 21KM1197 contains these proteins:
- the arcC gene encoding carbamate kinase → MSAQRMVIALGGNALGNSPEEQLRLISTTAQAIVDLIEEGHQVIITHGNGPQVGMLKVATDYSAQHGGGTPAVPFPECSAMSQGYIGYHLQQALENELSRRGMDYPCASVITQTVVAASDPAFENLTKPVGGFYTKEEAARLAAETGHCYVEDSGRGWRRVVASPQPRRIVESSVIEGLVESGTVVISAGGGGIPVVEGREGLTGVAAVIDKDRCAAVIAEQVHADVLVILTAVERVALDFHTPQQRDLTQLSAAKAHEYIEAGQFAPGSMLPKVESCLQFVEGHPRRKAIITSLACAKEALSGTTGTVVTA
- the argF gene encoding ornithine carbamoyltransferase yields the protein MPVNLRGRHFLTLLDYTPEEIHHLIDLSRQFKQLKLAGTPHRYLEGKNIVLLFEKTSTRTRCSFEVGGMDLGMGVTYLEPGSSQMGKKESIKDTARVLGRMYDGIEYRGFDQENVETLAAHAGVPVWNGLTTQFHPTQMIADMLTISENFPQGLKGLKVVFMGDAHNNVANSLMVVCAKLGLHFVACGPQAQMPESDLVEKCREVAKASGGSVTLTEDPEEAVTGAHAVYTDIWVSMGEESEELWKERIALLEPYRVTADLMAKAREDAIFLHCLPAFHDTATTVGAEIAEKYGITEMEVTDEVFEGPQSRVFDEAENRMHSIKAIMYATLS